In Micromonospora sp. WMMD980, the following are encoded in one genomic region:
- a CDS encoding aldehyde dehydrogenase family protein yields MALRLADGTSWSDTLTRAVATTPEAFTTADDGTATLRNLVEGQWRPTGTPTAVRTPVDNTVLVNLARLDADAARAAVAHATAAHREWARTDLAERSARVVDALDALTAHRDLLALLLVWEIGKPWRLACADVDRALDGVRWYVGEIERMLAGGREPLPGPVSNIASWNYPMSVLVHAELVQLLAGNAVIAKTPSQGGAACLTVAHALMRRAGLPATLLSGSGEELSEVLVRAPEIGAVAFVGGRSNGGKVAAALLDSDKRHFIEQEGLNAWGVWDFSQWDTLAAHLRKGFEYGKQRCTAYPRFVVQRDLVDEFLDMYLPVVRSIRFGHPLAVGTGWAAGDPLPKLDFGPLISAAKADELRRKVDEAVRGGAVPLHRGKLDGAPFLDGQDTSAYVAPAVLLAPPGRSRLMHAEPFGPVDTIVVVDTTDELLAAMNASNGALVASLACDDEELAGKLAMDLQAFKVGINKPRSRGDRDEPFGGRGASWKGAFVGGDLLVHAVTVGGDDRLHGNFPDHSSYPAT; encoded by the coding sequence ACGCTGCGCAACCTCGTCGAGGGGCAGTGGCGCCCGACCGGCACGCCCACCGCGGTCCGCACCCCGGTCGACAACACGGTCCTGGTGAACCTGGCCCGGCTCGACGCCGACGCGGCACGCGCCGCGGTCGCCCACGCCACCGCCGCGCACCGCGAGTGGGCGCGCACCGACCTCGCCGAGCGATCCGCCCGGGTCGTCGACGCGCTCGACGCGCTCACCGCCCACCGCGACCTGCTCGCCCTCCTGCTGGTTTGGGAGATCGGCAAGCCGTGGCGGCTCGCCTGCGCCGACGTGGACCGCGCGCTCGACGGCGTGCGCTGGTATGTCGGGGAGATCGAGCGGATGCTCGCCGGTGGCCGCGAGCCGCTGCCCGGCCCGGTCAGCAACATCGCCTCCTGGAACTACCCGATGAGCGTGCTGGTGCACGCCGAGCTGGTGCAGTTGCTGGCCGGCAACGCGGTCATCGCCAAGACCCCGTCGCAGGGCGGCGCGGCCTGCCTCACCGTCGCGCACGCGCTGATGCGCCGCGCCGGGCTGCCCGCCACGCTGCTCTCCGGCAGCGGCGAGGAGCTGTCCGAGGTGCTGGTCCGCGCGCCCGAGATCGGCGCGGTGGCGTTCGTCGGCGGGCGCTCCAACGGCGGCAAGGTCGCCGCCGCGCTGCTCGACTCCGACAAGCGGCACTTCATCGAGCAGGAAGGGCTCAACGCCTGGGGCGTCTGGGACTTCTCCCAGTGGGACACGCTCGCCGCGCACCTGCGCAAGGGCTTCGAGTACGGCAAGCAGCGCTGCACCGCGTACCCCCGGTTCGTGGTCCAGCGGGACCTGGTCGACGAGTTCCTCGACATGTACCTGCCGGTCGTCCGCTCGATCCGGTTCGGCCACCCGCTCGCGGTCGGCACCGGCTGGGCCGCCGGCGACCCGCTGCCCAAGCTGGACTTCGGCCCGCTGATCAGCGCCGCCAAGGCCGACGAGCTGCGGCGCAAGGTGGACGAGGCGGTCCGCGGCGGCGCCGTGCCGCTGCACCGCGGCAAACTCGACGGAGCGCCGTTCCTGGACGGGCAGGATACCTCGGCGTACGTCGCCCCGGCCGTGCTGCTCGCCCCGCCCGGCCGGTCCCGCCTGATGCACGCCGAACCGTTCGGCCCGGTGGACACCATCGTCGTGGTGGACACCACCGACGAGCTGCTGGCCGCCATGAACGCCTCCAACGGCGCGCTCGTCGCGTCGCTCGCCTGCGACGACGAGGAGCTGGCCGGCAAGCTGGCGATGGACCTCCAGGCGTTCAAGGTCGGCATCAACAAGCCCCGCTCCCGGGGCGACCGGGACGAGCCGTTCGGCGGCCGGGGCGCCTCCTGGAAGGGCGCCTTCGTCGGCGGCGACCTGCTGGTGCACGCCGTCACCGTCGGCGGCGACGACCGGCTCCACGGCAACTTCCCCGACCACAGCAGCTACCCGGCCACCTGA
- a CDS encoding helix-turn-helix transcriptional regulator, protein MKSGADFLLAELRAARTARGMSQEDFGKLINYSGTHVGNVESGARPLKADYVAAVDQALSTNGLYSRLLERLGAPIWLREWIDEEQRATAIRWYEPAWMPGLFQTPEFARATLADELLSADVVDRLVTARLARQALLRRDPPPLVTVVLDGTVIRRVGDGQESMIAAQLAHFAECAELPHVQVHIVPESVGIYTGLTGPFVLARQPGGGCAACADGQLTAQVTDRPEDIAMLEKRWDRICGVALPRRDSLELIRKAAGSWT, encoded by the coding sequence GTGAAGTCTGGCGCTGACTTCCTATTGGCGGAGCTTCGCGCAGCGCGGACGGCGCGCGGGATGAGTCAAGAAGACTTTGGGAAGCTCATCAACTATTCGGGCACGCACGTGGGCAACGTCGAGAGCGGCGCTCGCCCGCTGAAGGCGGACTACGTTGCCGCCGTGGACCAGGCGCTCAGCACGAACGGGCTGTACTCACGTTTGCTGGAGCGGCTCGGCGCGCCGATCTGGCTTCGTGAGTGGATCGATGAAGAGCAACGTGCTACAGCCATTCGTTGGTATGAGCCAGCATGGATGCCCGGTCTGTTTCAGACGCCCGAGTTCGCGCGGGCGACGCTTGCCGACGAGCTGTTGAGCGCGGATGTGGTCGACCGGCTCGTCACGGCCAGGCTCGCGCGACAGGCGCTGCTGCGGAGGGACCCGCCGCCGTTGGTGACGGTGGTCCTTGACGGGACGGTTATTCGGCGCGTGGGTGACGGGCAGGAAAGTATGATCGCGGCGCAGCTCGCGCACTTCGCCGAGTGTGCCGAGTTGCCGCATGTGCAGGTGCACATCGTTCCGGAGAGCGTGGGAATCTACACGGGCCTGACGGGGCCGTTCGTGCTCGCCCGCCAGCCGGGCGGAGGTTGTGCCGCGTGCGCGGACGGGCAGCTCACCGCGCAGGTAACCGACCGGCCCGAGGACATTGCTATGCTCGAAAAGCGGTGGGACCGCATCTGCGGCGTGGCGCTCCCACGCCGCGACTCCCTCGAACTCATCAGGAAAGCGGCAGGATCATGGACATGA
- a CDS encoding flavin reductase — MARRPGPADHVPSRPTWRCRACGVAWPCSTAKLNLLARYRERRAELRAYLLTLHESAAEELAELDSGRRPADLEDRFTAWAEPRG, encoded by the coding sequence ATGGCCCGCCGCCCCGGCCCCGCCGACCACGTCCCCTCGCGGCCCACCTGGCGCTGCCGCGCCTGCGGGGTGGCCTGGCCGTGCTCGACGGCGAAACTGAACCTCCTCGCGCGCTACCGCGAGCGGAGGGCCGAGTTGCGGGCGTACCTCCTGACCCTGCACGAGAGCGCAGCCGAGGAACTGGCCGAGCTGGACAGCGGCCGGCGCCCGGCGGACCTCGAAGACCGCTTCACCGCCTGGGCCGAGCCTCGCGGCTGA